A window of Candidatus Poribacteria bacterium contains these coding sequences:
- a CDS encoding DUF2283 domain-containing protein, with protein MNKQKMTYFEKEDISHLVISDDPESDSLELSPNITAELNENGELIEIEILNASAFIQDAVLNTDFAEGISLVNKS; from the coding sequence ATGAATAAACAGAAGATGACGTATTTTGAGAAAGAAGATATATCGCATCTCGTGATTTCCGATGATCCTGAAAGCGACAGTTTAGAGTTGAGCCCTAATATCACTGCTGAACTGAATGAGAATGGTGAACTTATCGAAATTGAGATTCTCAACGCAAGTGCTTTCATTCAGGATGCGGTCTTGAATACGGATTTCGCTGAAGGGATTTCTTTGGTTAACAAAAGTTAA